A window of the Fuscovulum sp. genome harbors these coding sequences:
- a CDS encoding DUF817 domain-containing protein — protein MITPNTRSIERRLGDWARDRLPFALAEFVMFVLKQGWACLFGGLMLAAIIGSALIWQPDWPLHRYDALFLFAIATQALFLWKKLETWEEARVILLFHLTGTAMEWFKVSAGSWGYPEPALFKLMGVPLFSGFMYAAVGSYIARVIRIFDMRFTPYPPFALTLVLAAAIYVNFFAHHFLPDIRIALFAATLILYARTRVYFRITDRPLWMPLPLAAFLASLALWIAENVGTATGTWLYSGQLPGQMVSLGKLGSWYLLLYVSFVTVTLVSRRALGGSAPSDRSDAIRSGAIRSDRQTPTRYTE, from the coding sequence ATGATCACCCCCAACACCCGCAGCATCGAACGTCGGCTGGGGGATTGGGCCCGCGACCGCCTGCCCTTCGCGCTGGCCGAATTCGTCATGTTCGTCTTGAAACAGGGCTGGGCCTGCCTCTTTGGCGGCCTCATGCTGGCGGCGATCATCGGCTCCGCCCTGATCTGGCAGCCGGATTGGCCGCTGCACCGCTACGACGCGCTATTCCTCTTTGCCATTGCAACACAGGCGCTGTTTCTGTGGAAAAAGCTGGAAACATGGGAAGAGGCGCGGGTCATCCTGCTCTTTCACCTGACCGGCACCGCGATGGAATGGTTCAAGGTCAGCGCCGGGTCATGGGGCTATCCGGAACCCGCGCTGTTCAAACTGATGGGCGTGCCGCTGTTCTCCGGCTTCATGTATGCCGCCGTGGGCAGCTATATCGCCCGCGTGATCCGCATCTTCGACATGCGCTTCACCCCCTACCCGCCCTTCGCGCTTACCCTCGTGCTGGCCGCCGCGATCTATGTGAACTTCTTCGCCCACCACTTCCTGCCCGACATCCGCATCGCGCTCTTTGCCGCCACGCTGATCCTCTACGCCCGCACCCGCGTCTATTTCCGCATCACCGACCGCCCGCTTTGGATGCCGCTCCCACTTGCGGCCTTTCTTGCCAGCCTCGCGCTCTGGATCGCGGAAAATGTCGGCACCGCCACCGGCACATGGCTTTATTCCGGCCAACTGCCCGGCCAGATGGTCAGCCTCGGCAAACTCGGCTCCTGGTATCTGCTGCTTTACGTGTCCTTCGTGACCGTCACGCTGGTCAGCCGCCGCGCCTTGGGCGGCAGCGCTCCATCCGATAGATCAGACGCAATCAGATCAGGCGCGATCAGATCAGACCGGCAAACGCCAACCCGATATACAGAATAA
- a CDS encoding alpha/beta fold hydrolase → MLNLIHHPATEGPSHPPLIIAHGLFGSGRNWGVIARRLADSRDVFAVDMRNHGDSPRAASHSYPDLAADLAEVIRHIGAPADLLGHSMGGKAAMQLALTQPDLIRRLIVADIAPVAYTHDQTRHIDAMRALDLTHLTTRAEADQRLSALIDDAALRAFFLQSLDLKAEGGPRWRLNLDVLEAEMPRIVGWPGTTGHFDRPTLFLTGANSAYVKPEYRDTIRTLFPAARFARIPDAGHWLHAEKPREFEETVRVFLTTPDRA, encoded by the coding sequence ATGCTGAACCTGATCCACCACCCTGCCACCGAAGGCCCCAGCCATCCCCCGCTGATCATCGCGCATGGCCTCTTCGGCTCGGGTCGCAACTGGGGCGTCATCGCCCGCCGTCTGGCCGACAGCCGCGATGTCTTTGCCGTCGACATGCGCAACCACGGCGACAGCCCGCGCGCCGCCTCGCACAGCTACCCCGACCTCGCCGCCGATCTGGCCGAGGTGATCCGCCATATCGGTGCGCCTGCCGATCTTCTGGGCCATTCCATGGGCGGCAAGGCCGCGATGCAGCTTGCCCTGACCCAGCCTGACCTGATCCGCCGCCTGATCGTGGCCGATATCGCCCCCGTCGCCTATACCCATGACCAGACCCGCCATATCGATGCGATGCGCGCGCTGGACCTGACCCACCTCACCACCCGGGCCGAGGCCGACCAGCGCCTCTCGGCCCTGATCGACGATGCCGCCCTGCGCGCCTTCTTTCTGCAATCGCTGGATCTCAAGGCCGAAGGCGGCCCCCGCTGGCGGCTCAACCTCGATGTGCTGGAGGCCGAGATGCCCCGCATCGTCGGCTGGCCCGGCACGACAGGTCACTTCGACCGCCCCACCCTGTTCCTGACAGGGGCCAACAGCGCCTATGTCAAACCCGAATACCGCGACACCATCCGCACCCTCTTCCCCGCCGCCCGCTTCGCCCGCATCCCGGATGCCGGCCACTGGCTCCACGCCGAAAAACCCCGCGAATTCGAAGAGACCGTGCGCGTCTTCCTCACCACCCCCGACCGGGCCTGA
- a CDS encoding DUF3775 domain-containing protein, whose product MLEISPEKVVHIIYQFREEGIADRELHAFIDALNDDEKAHLTAIAWVGRGAFEPEDYATAVETAYTEATVPTDQYLMGMPHLAENLEAGLEAMGIDVTEVESDFL is encoded by the coding sequence ATGCTGGAGATCAGCCCGGAGAAAGTGGTGCATATCATTTACCAGTTCCGCGAGGAGGGCATCGCCGACCGCGAATTGCATGCCTTCATCGACGCGCTGAATGATGACGAGAAGGCGCATCTGACGGCGATAGCCTGGGTCGGGCGCGGTGCGTTCGAACCCGAGGATTATGCGACGGCGGTGGAGACGGCCTATACCGAGGCGACCGTGCCCACGGACCAGTATCTGATGGGGATGCCGCATCTGGCCGAGAACCTTGAGGCGGGGTTGGAGGCGATGGGGATCGACGTGACGGAAGTGGAGAGCGATTTCCTGTGA
- a CDS encoding AzlC family ABC transporter permease, translated as MSEEKAGTFGAGVIAALPIALGYFPIAFAFGVAATGAGLSGWEAAALSLIIYAGASQFLALALLTSGAALPVAAFTLIAMNLRHVLYGPALMKAAGAGAGKRPPKQWAWAWAWGLTDEVFGAALGELARGRRFGEAYMFGLGLPAYAAWVGGTVAGAMAGGGALEGWPVLEAGLSFLLPALFLALLLSILSRPQVPVIAVAGLACVAGTLLVSSTTGILGGMIAGALAGLLRGRA; from the coding sequence GTGAGCGAAGAAAAAGCCGGAACATTCGGCGCGGGGGTGATTGCTGCGCTGCCCATTGCGCTGGGTTATTTCCCGATCGCCTTTGCCTTTGGCGTGGCGGCGACGGGGGCGGGGTTGTCGGGTTGGGAGGCGGCGGCGCTGTCGCTGATCATTTATGCCGGGGCGTCGCAGTTTCTGGCGCTGGCCCTGCTGACATCGGGCGCGGCGCTGCCAGTGGCGGCCTTTACCCTGATCGCGATGAACCTGCGGCATGTGCTTTATGGCCCTGCGCTGATGAAGGCGGCGGGGGCGGGGGCCGGAAAGCGGCCGCCGAAGCAATGGGCCTGGGCTTGGGCCTGGGGTTTGACGGATGAGGTGTTCGGCGCGGCGCTGGGGGAATTGGCGCGCGGGCGGCGTTTTGGCGAGGCGTATATGTTCGGGCTGGGCCTGCCCGCCTATGCCGCCTGGGTGGGTGGCACCGTGGCGGGCGCGATGGCGGGCGGTGGTGCGCTGGAGGGCTGGCCCGTGCTGGAAGCGGGGCTGTCCTTCCTGCTGCCTGCGCTGTTTCTGGCGCTGCTCTTGTCGATCCTGTCGCGGCCGCAGGTGCCTGTGATTGCTGTGGCGGGGCTGGCCTGCGTGGCGGGGACTTTGCTGGTGTCATCCACCACGGGAATCCTTGGCGGGATGATCGCCGGGGCGCTGGCCGGATTGCTGCGGGGGCGGGCATGA
- the glyA gene encoding serine hydroxymethyltransferase has translation MNAPHRDTGFFTEPLATRDAELFGAITQELGRQRHEIELIASENIVSRAVMEAQGSVMTNKYAEGYPGKRYYGGCQYVDIAENLAIERACKLFGCGFANVQPNSGSQANQGVFQALLQPGDTILGMSLDAGGHLTHGAAPNQSGKWFKAVQYGVRKQDLELNYDQVAELAAEHKPKLIIAGGSAIPRIIDFAKMREIADSVGAYLLVDMAHFAGLVAAGLYPSPFPHAHVATTTTHKTLRGPRGGMILTDDEALAKKFNSAIFPGIQGGPLMHVIAAKAVAFGEALRPEFITYQKQVITNAKALADELMKGGLDIVTGGTDTHLMLVDLRPKGVKGNATEKALGRAHITCNKNGIPFDTEKPTITSGVRLGTPAGTTRGFGEGEFRQIGRWITEVVDGLAANGEDGNAAVEAKVKAEVETLCKQFPIYPGL, from the coding sequence ATGAACGCCCCCCACCGCGATACCGGATTCTTCACCGAACCCCTCGCCACCCGTGACGCCGAATTGTTCGGCGCGATCACCCAGGAACTCGGCCGCCAGCGGCACGAAATCGAACTGATCGCCTCGGAAAACATCGTCTCCCGCGCCGTGATGGAAGCGCAGGGGTCCGTGATGACCAACAAATATGCCGAAGGTTATCCGGGCAAGCGCTACTATGGCGGCTGCCAATATGTTGATATTGCGGAAAACCTCGCCATCGAACGCGCCTGCAAGCTGTTCGGTTGCGGCTTTGCCAACGTCCAGCCCAACTCCGGCTCGCAGGCGAACCAGGGCGTGTTTCAGGCCCTGCTGCAGCCGGGTGACACCATCCTCGGCATGTCGCTCGATGCCGGTGGCCACCTCACCCATGGCGCGGCGCCCAACCAATCGGGCAAGTGGTTCAAGGCCGTGCAATACGGCGTGCGCAAGCAGGATCTGGAACTGAACTACGATCAGGTCGCCGAACTTGCCGCTGAACATAAGCCCAAGCTGATCATCGCCGGCGGCTCGGCCATTCCCCGCATCATCGACTTCGCCAAGATGCGCGAAATCGCTGACAGCGTGGGTGCCTATCTCCTTGTCGACATGGCACATTTTGCGGGCCTCGTCGCGGCAGGCCTCTACCCCTCGCCCTTCCCGCATGCCCATGTCGCCACCACCACCACGCACAAAACCCTGCGCGGCCCGCGCGGCGGCATGATCCTCACGGATGATGAGGCGCTGGCCAAAAAGTTCAACTCGGCCATCTTCCCCGGCATTCAGGGCGGCCCGCTGATGCACGTCATCGCGGCCAAAGCCGTCGCCTTCGGCGAAGCCCTGCGCCCGGAATTCATCACCTATCAAAAGCAGGTCATCACCAACGCCAAGGCGCTGGCGGATGAGCTGATGAAGGGCGGGCTGGATATCGTCACCGGCGGCACCGACACCCACCTGATGCTGGTCGACCTGCGCCCCAAGGGCGTGAAGGGCAACGCCACAGAGAAAGCCCTCGGCCGCGCCCACATCACCTGCAACAAGAACGGCATCCCCTTCGACACGGAAAAGCCCACCATCACCTCCGGCGTCCGCCTCGGCACCCCCGCAGGCACCACGCGCGGCTTCGGTGAAGGCGAATTCCGCCAGATCGGCCGCTGGATCACCGAAGTCGTCGACGGCCTCGCCGCCAATGGCGAAGACGGCAACGCAGCCGTCGAAGCCAAAGTAAAGGCCGAGGTCGAAACCCTCTGCAAGCAGTTCCCGATCTATCCGGGGCTCTGA
- a CDS encoding AzlD domain-containing protein has product MSGEVLALALIVGAANWAFRYLPIRFGLGDGAQGGWLARFLAAVGPAAIATLFVASALPFVAAGAVLAPLAGTAGVVVVWLWQRSVVGATLAGAVAYAAIFALMA; this is encoded by the coding sequence ATGAGCGGCGAGGTGCTGGCGCTGGCGCTGATCGTCGGGGCGGCGAATTGGGCGTTCCGCTATCTGCCGATCCGGTTCGGGCTGGGCGATGGGGCGCAGGGCGGGTGGCTGGCGCGGTTTCTGGCGGCGGTGGGGCCTGCGGCGATTGCCACGCTGTTCGTGGCCTCTGCCCTGCCCTTTGTTGCGGCGGGGGCGGTGCTGGCACCGCTGGCGGGGACGGCGGGGGTGGTGGTTGTCTGGCTTTGGCAGCGGTCTGTGGTGGGGGCGACGCTGGCGGGGGCGGTGGCCTATGCGGCAATCTTTGCCTTGATGGCCTGA
- a CDS encoding PepSY domain-containing protein codes for MVSTTEDVARAATERRYFTVWRWHFYCSLYVFPFLIMLAVTGLIMLWISALTDLNGERMVVAPTGSLMAVSALQAAAEAAVPGGVAGSYIAPMAADRVAVFQVTGAEGAMTVVINPYTAEVVDTFPWRAGWYDFATEIHGTLLIGDLGDWLIEAAASLGVILVVTGVWLHWPRRGGTWREALLPKVAFTSRGAWKALHGAVGMWMSAVLLVFLISGLSWAGIWGGKMVQAWSTFPAEKWEAVPLSDKTHADMNHGAAKEVPWGLEQTPLPESGSLAGTQAVAGPVTIDSVAGFAQGLGFNGRFQLALPGDETGVWTISHDSMSNDGPDPSADRTVHIDQYTGHVLADVGYADYSPWAKAMAYGIAFHEGDMGAWNIALNTLFCLSMIFLPVSGLVMWWKRRPAGAFRLGAPPAPQGLAFWWVAAALIGVLGIAFPLGGVAIAAVIVLDLVLLRQVPALRRVLS; via the coding sequence ATGGTTTCGACGACAGAGGATGTCGCCCGCGCGGCGACGGAACGGCGCTATTTCACGGTGTGGCGCTGGCATTTCTACTGCTCACTTTACGTCTTTCCATTCCTGATCATGCTGGCGGTGACCGGCCTGATCATGCTGTGGATTTCGGCGCTGACCGATTTGAACGGCGAGCGGATGGTGGTGGCCCCAACAGGCAGCCTGATGGCGGTGTCCGCCTTGCAGGCGGCGGCGGAGGCGGCCGTTCCGGGCGGAGTGGCGGGCAGCTATATCGCGCCGATGGCGGCGGATCGGGTGGCGGTGTTTCAGGTGACGGGTGCAGAGGGGGCGATGACGGTGGTCATCAACCCCTATACTGCCGAGGTGGTGGACACCTTTCCCTGGCGGGCGGGGTGGTACGACTTCGCGACCGAAATTCACGGCACGCTGCTGATCGGCGATCTGGGGGATTGGCTGATCGAGGCGGCCGCGTCGCTGGGCGTGATCCTTGTGGTGACCGGCGTCTGGCTGCACTGGCCGCGCCGGGGTGGGACATGGCGCGAGGCGCTGTTGCCGAAGGTGGCCTTCACCTCGCGCGGGGCGTGGAAGGCGCTGCACGGTGCGGTGGGAATGTGGATGTCGGCGGTGCTGCTGGTGTTCCTGATTTCGGGGCTGAGTTGGGCGGGAATCTGGGGCGGCAAGATGGTGCAGGCCTGGTCGACCTTTCCGGCAGAGAAGTGGGAGGCGGTGCCGCTGTCGGACAAGACCCATGCCGATATGAACCATGGCGCGGCGAAAGAGGTGCCTTGGGGGCTGGAACAGACCCCGTTGCCGGAGAGCGGGTCGTTGGCGGGGACGCAGGCGGTTGCAGGTCCGGTCACGATTGACAGCGTGGCGGGCTTTGCGCAGGGCCTTGGGTTCAACGGGCGGTTCCAGCTTGCCCTTCCGGGGGATGAGACGGGGGTCTGGACGATCAGCCATGACAGCATGTCCAATGACGGCCCCGATCCCAGTGCGGATCGGACTGTCCATATCGACCAATATACCGGCCATGTGTTGGCCGATGTGGGCTATGCCGATTACAGCCCTTGGGCCAAGGCGATGGCCTATGGCATCGCCTTTCACGAGGGCGACATGGGGGCGTGGAACATCGCGCTGAACACGCTGTTCTGCCTGTCGATGATCTTTCTGCCGGTGTCGGGGTTGGTGATGTGGTGGAAGCGGCGGCCTGCCGGGGCGTTCCGCCTTGGTGCGCCGCCCGCTCCTCAGGGGTTGGCCTTCTGGTGGGTGGCGGCGGCGCTGATCGGGGTGCTGGGGATCGCCTTTCCGCTGGGCGGGGTGGCGATTGCGGCGGTGATCGTGCTGGATCTGGTGCTGCTGCGGCAGGTGCCTGCATTGCGGCGCGTGTTGTCATAA
- the trxC gene encoding thioredoxin TrxC — protein sequence MADAVKLCCAECGQMNRVPVARLAAGPKCGICGAALLDGRVMELDAAAHDKAVRGDDLPLIVDYWAAWCGPCRMMAPEFAKAAKEMAPKVRFAKLDTEAHPAVSQRAGIRGIPALILYHRGREVARLAGARPAAEIIAFVRQHVAVATP from the coding sequence ATGGCGGATGCGGTCAAGCTGTGCTGTGCCGAATGCGGGCAGATGAACCGGGTGCCGGTGGCGCGGCTGGCGGCGGGGCCGAAATGCGGCATCTGCGGCGCGGCGCTGCTGGATGGGCGGGTGATGGAGTTGGACGCGGCGGCGCATGACAAGGCCGTGCGCGGGGATGACCTGCCGCTGATCGTGGATTACTGGGCGGCGTGGTGTGGGCCATGCCGGATGATGGCGCCGGAATTCGCCAAGGCAGCGAAGGAGATGGCCCCGAAGGTGCGCTTTGCCAAGCTAGACACCGAGGCGCATCCGGCCGTGTCGCAGCGGGCCGGGATCCGGGGCATTCCGGCGTTGATCCTGTATCACCGGGGGCGCGAGGTGGCGCGGTTGGCGGGCGCACGCCCGGCGGCCGAAATCATCGCCTTTGTGCGCCAGCACGTGGCCGTAGCCACCCCCTGA
- a CDS encoding NAD kinase, protein MTTSRIAFMASGAPAATEALRVLTARYGQVAQESADVVVALGGDGFMLQTLHETQRLSLPVYGMNCGTIGFLMNAYQPGDLPARLAAAEEAVINPLRMRAVDVEGAVHEALAINEVSLLRAGPQAAKLRVSVDGRVRMEELVCDGALVATPAGSTAYNYSAHGPILPIGADVLALTAMAAFRPRRWRGALIPKGAVVRFEVLEAEKRPVMADADSRGSVRGVASVEVRSEPGVRHRILFDPGHGLEERLINEQFV, encoded by the coding sequence ATGACCACATCACGCATCGCCTTTATGGCATCGGGGGCACCGGCGGCGACCGAGGCGCTGCGGGTGTTGACCGCGCGCTATGGGCAGGTGGCGCAGGAGAGCGCAGATGTTGTGGTTGCCCTTGGGGGGGACGGCTTCATGTTGCAGACCCTGCATGAGACGCAGCGGCTGTCCTTGCCGGTCTATGGGATGAATTGCGGCACCATCGGATTCCTGATGAACGCTTATCAGCCCGGCGATCTGCCTGCGCGGCTGGCGGCGGCGGAGGAGGCGGTGATCAACCCGCTGCGGATGCGCGCCGTGGATGTGGAGGGCGCGGTGCATGAGGCGCTGGCGATCAACGAGGTGAGCCTTTTGCGTGCGGGGCCGCAGGCGGCGAAACTGCGGGTCAGCGTGGATGGCCGGGTGCGGATGGAGGAGTTGGTCTGCGATGGGGCGTTGGTGGCAACGCCTGCGGGATCAACGGCTTACAACTATTCGGCGCATGGGCCGATCCTGCCCATCGGGGCGGATGTGCTGGCGCTGACGGCGATGGCGGCATTCCGGCCCCGGCGTTGGCGCGGAGCGCTGATCCCCAAGGGGGCGGTGGTGCGGTTTGAGGTGCTGGAGGCCGAGAAGCGCCCGGTGATGGCCGATGCCGACAGCCGCGGGTCGGTGCGGGGGGTGGCGAGCGTCGAGGTGCGGTCTGAGCCGGGGGTGCGGCACCGCATCCTGTTCGATCCCGGCCATGGGCTGGAAGAGCGGCTGATCAACGAGCAGTTCGTCTGA
- a CDS encoding sigma-54 dependent transcriptional regulator: MTTVPPLLLIEDTPSLQMVYRSVLTNAGHAVRSASTASEGMAAFVESGSTVVLLDLMLPDRDGLELMQEMLTLRPEANVIVITANGSINKAVEAMRAGAHEFLVKPFDETRFLGAVDNALANRGTPRRAPAASTALTATPDLTPPDLAPPSAALPAQALPATTGAFVGSSDTMARIHAKIRSVARSMATVFITGESGTGKELCALAVHDHSPRAAGPFIALNCGAIPQDLLESEVFGHVKGSFTGAISDKPGAAAAADGGTLFLDEICEMAPALQTKLLRFLQTSTVQPVGATRPRKVNVRIVCATNQDPLDAVRRGRFREDLYYRLYVVPIHMPPLRERGDDVIEIAEAALSRFATEEGRRFDGLSPDVTALFRRLPWPGNVRQVLNVIRHVVVMNEGGPVTPDMLPHIVADEPGLAPPPALRAPASPEPALDALIGKPLAEIERLVIEATLKRFDGSVPKAARMLELAPSTLYRKIEGWK; the protein is encoded by the coding sequence ATGACCACCGTGCCGCCCCTCCTGCTGATCGAAGACACGCCATCGCTTCAGATGGTCTACCGCTCTGTGCTCACCAATGCCGGCCACGCCGTCCGCAGCGCCAGCACCGCCTCCGAAGGCATGGCCGCCTTTGTTGAAAGCGGTTCCACGGTCGTCCTGCTCGATCTGATGCTGCCCGACCGCGACGGTCTAGAGCTTATGCAGGAAATGCTCACCCTGCGGCCCGAGGCGAATGTCATCGTCATCACCGCCAACGGCTCCATCAACAAGGCGGTCGAGGCGATGCGCGCCGGCGCGCATGAATTCCTTGTCAAACCCTTTGACGAAACCCGCTTCCTCGGCGCAGTGGACAACGCCCTCGCCAATCGCGGCACCCCCCGCCGCGCCCCGGCCGCCAGCACCGCCCTCACTGCCACCCCAGACCTCACCCCGCCAGACCTCGCCCCCCCCAGCGCCGCACTCCCGGCCCAAGCCTTGCCCGCCACGACCGGGGCCTTCGTCGGCTCCTCCGACACGATGGCCCGCATCCATGCCAAGATCCGCTCCGTCGCCCGCTCCATGGCCACCGTCTTCATCACCGGCGAAAGCGGCACCGGCAAAGAGCTGTGCGCGCTTGCCGTCCATGACCATTCCCCCCGCGCCGCTGGCCCCTTCATCGCGCTGAACTGCGGCGCGATCCCGCAAGACCTGCTGGAATCCGAAGTGTTCGGCCATGTGAAAGGCAGCTTCACCGGCGCCATCTCCGACAAGCCGGGTGCCGCCGCCGCCGCCGATGGCGGCACGCTCTTTCTGGATGAAATCTGCGAAATGGCCCCCGCGCTGCAAACCAAACTGCTGCGCTTTCTGCAAACCTCCACCGTGCAGCCCGTGGGGGCCACCCGGCCCCGCAAGGTGAACGTCCGCATCGTCTGCGCCACCAATCAGGACCCGCTCGATGCCGTCCGCCGTGGCCGCTTCCGCGAAGACCTGTATTACCGCCTCTATGTCGTGCCGATCCACATGCCGCCGCTGCGCGAACGCGGCGATGATGTCATCGAAATCGCCGAAGCCGCCCTCTCCCGCTTCGCCACGGAGGAAGGCCGCCGCTTCGACGGCCTCTCGCCGGATGTGACCGCCCTCTTCCGCCGCCTGCCCTGGCCCGGAAACGTGCGACAGGTGCTCAACGTCATCCGCCATGTCGTGGTGATGAACGAAGGCGGCCCTGTCACGCCTGACATGCTGCCCCATATCGTGGCCGATGAACCGGGCCTTGCCCCACCGCCCGCCTTGCGCGCGCCCGCCTCGCCCGAACCCGCGCTGGATGCGCTGATCGGCAAACCGCTGGCCGAAATTGAACGTCTGGTGATCGAAGCCACCCTGAAACGCTTTGACGGATCGGTGCCAAAGGCCGCCCGCATGCTCGAACTCGCCCCCTCCACCCTCTATCGCAAGATCGAAGGCTGGAAGTAG